Genomic segment of Bifidobacterium lemurum:
GACATGGAAAGGGACCATTATGCATGGCTCCGGCAAAACGATACGGCGTCCGCGCCGGTGGGCGCTGGCCGTCGTCGCCTTGCTTGCGTGCTCCGCGCTGATGCTGCTCGGCGGCTGTACGTCGGGCATCGCCGGCGACAAAGGCACCCTGAAGGTGGGCGTGCGTGCCGACATCATCGGCTTCGGCTATCTCAATGAGAAAACCGGCAAATACTACGGTCTTGAAATCGACATCGCCACCGAGATGGCGAGCCGGATGGGCTACGGCGACGTCGAGTTCGTCACCGTCACGCCCGACGACCGCAAGGAGATGCTGTCGGAAGGCAAGGTCGACGCGTTGGTCGCCTGCTATTCGATCGCCGACTCACGCAAGAAGAACTTCGACTTCTCCCCGGCCTACTACAACAACGCGGTGGTGATGGTCGTGCAGAACAGCTCGCTGATCGACCAGCTCTCCGGACTCAAGGGCGGCACCATCGGCACGATGGCGGGCGCGAACACCGCTCCGATGCTGGCGCAGAAGATGGCCGACGAGGGCTTCTCCGACGGCGAGGTGCGCTCCGCCAACGAAGACAACACCGACGTGCAGTTCGACAACTA
This window contains:
- a CDS encoding transporter substrate-binding domain-containing protein translates to MHGSGKTIRRPRRWALAVVALLACSALMLLGGCTSGIAGDKGTLKVGVRADIIGFGYLNEKTGKYYGLEIDIATEMASRMGYGDVEFVTVTPDDRKEMLSEGKVDALVACYSIADSRKKNFDFSPAYYNNAVVMVVQNSSLIDQLSGLKGGTIGTMAGANTAPMLAQKMADEGFSDGEVRSANEDNTDVQFDNYHLLQYASYQELSDALEEGLVDGMALDGAIAKTYMNDERHTLDDFSIDPQEYGVATQKDSDLSEPVATTIQSMLDDGTIDQLIDKWD